The following coding sequences lie in one Takifugu flavidus isolate HTHZ2018 chromosome 4, ASM371156v2, whole genome shotgun sequence genomic window:
- the inavab gene encoding innate immunity activator b isoform X2, with protein sequence MEGNGEISDTDSGIILNSGSDSPTTVTKDVTTHTRAMKLKHQDLKDKLEICLLELKKLCIREAELTGRLSDDYPLLPGEKPPQIRRRIGAAFKLDDQSIPQGTKDSELSLVDAELALQMKIFEAARKLCDEERLGKAVKKSRLLQYKREEKKVKRLQEVAFQLRLERGRSSPHPAFNASQDLGTSDDSSLSDSVVQDEEVISQLSQLSCTGEAEASSQSFTNGSYISPSVTPQPLPLTPRRSPNPSINSMMSLTSSPADDLPPIQHSPWTESSLDQPYKKSKKSRSSSKTSPTKQELLPPLEDCLAQAGVPVQLSHLRLSRSQSNSTPSTPEMRVHRQLSLRLSSPDSPFERDRGRTRSSRRRMTDYKINLPETSPLSNYGNHAGSEDSNSEHSYTSYNSSPCPELPYQSAFPHSSPVGCYGPPAFPRNGFYHNSRYQSSPNFHRGYHNEDMVYPPHLDLARSYYAQQVPCPQNRYEYSAVPNHRGPRPLPPNPRLSPSPANYDSPHYRPSSISPQVVNEQLKSWHRRSQLKPPRSRSLDRQGAIRLKNAPGQEATHYQSQKYNEQVIQRRAPPAAADETPGHWLVDDSHFASQV encoded by the exons ATGGAGGGCAACGGAGAGATCAGTGATACCGACAGCGGAATCATCCTGAATTCAG GCTCCGACAGCCCCACGACAGTGACAAAGGATGTGACCACGCACACGCGAGCCATGAAGCTCAAACACCAGGATCTCAAAGACAAGCTGGAGATCTGCCTACTGGAGCTGAAGAAGCTCTGCATCCGAGAAGCC GAGCTGACTGGCCGACTGTCGGATGATTACCCCCTGCTGCCGGGTGAGAAGCCTCCGCAGATCCGCAGACGTATCGGAGCCGCATTTAAATTAGATGACCAGAGTATTCCTCAAGGAACAAAG GACTCAGAACTGAGCTTGGTGGATGCTGAGTTAGCGCTACAGATGAAGATCTTTGAGGCAGCTCGTAAGCTCTGTGATGAAGAACGCCTCGGCAAGGCTGTGAAGAAGAGTCGGTTGCTGCAGTACAAacgagaggagaaaaaagtcaAACGGCTACAGGAGGTAGCTTTCCAGCTGCGACTGGAGCGTGGCCGATCGTCACCACACCCCGCCTTTAACGCTTCGCAGG ATCTGGGTACATCAGATGACAGCTCTCTGTCAGATTCTGTGGTGCAGGATGAGG AGGTGATAAGTCAGCTGTCACAGCTGTCCTGCACGGGAGAGGCCGAAGCGTCATCACAGTCCTTCACGAACGGCTCCTACATATCCCCATCCGTGACTCCGCAGCCTCTGCCCCTGACCCCGAGAAGGTCTCCTAATCCAAGCATCAACTCTATGATGAGCTTGACCTCCAGTCCTGCAGATGACCTTCCTCCCATCCAGCACTCACCCTGGACAGAGTCCAGTCTGGACCAGCCCTACAAAAAAAGCAAGAAGTCCAGATCCTCCAGCAAGACGAG TCCGACTAAGCAAGAATTATTGCCACCGTTGGAAGATTGCTTAGCCCAGGCTGGTGTGCCCGTACAACTTTCACATCTGAGACTGAGCCGCAGCCAATCAAACAGCACGCCGTCCACACCAGAGATGCGTGTGCACAGGCAGCTTTCTCTCAG GTTATCCAGCCCTGACTCTCCTTTTGAAAGGGATCGCGGCCGCACCAGAAGTTCAAGAAGGCGAATGACAGATTATAAAATCAATTTACCAGAGACTTCTCCTCTTTCAAACTATGGAAACCACGCTGGATCTGAGGACAGCAACTCTGAACACTCGTATACATCTTACAACAGCTCACCGTGTCCGGAGTTGCCCTACCAGTCTGCATTCCCACACTCCAGCCCTGTTGGCTGCTATGGACCTCCAGCCTTCCCGCGTAATGGCTTTTACCATAATTCCCGCTACCAGTCCAGCCCCAATTTCCATAGAGGCTATCACAATGAAGACATGGTCTATCCCCCACATCTGGACCTGGCACGGAGTTATTATGCCCAGCAAGTTCCGTGTCCTCAGAATAGATATGAGTATTCTGCTGTGCCCAATCACAGAGGACCGAGACCTTTACCTCCAAATCCCAGGCTGTCCCCCTCCCCAGCCAATTATGACTCTCCACACTATCGGCCCAGCAGTATCTCGCCGCAAGTTGTGAATGAACAGCTCAAGTCGTGGCATCGGCGCAGTCAGCTCAAACCTCCCAGGTCCCGTTCTCTTGACAGACAGGGAGCCATCCGACTTAAAAACGCACCAGGCCAGGAGGCCACCCACTATCAGAGTCAGAAGTACAATGAACAG GTTATCCAAAGaagagctcctccagcagctgcagatgagaCTCCAGGACACTGGCTCGTTGATGACTCCCATTTTGCAAGTCAAGTGTAA
- the inavab gene encoding innate immunity activator b isoform X1, with translation MEGNGEISDTDSGIILNSGSDSPTTVTKDVTTHTRAMKLKHQDLKDKLEICLLELKKLCIREAELTGRLSDDYPLLPGEKPPQIRRRIGAAFKLDDQSIPQGTKDSELSLVDAELALQMKIFEAARKLCDEERLGKAVKKSRLLQYKREEKKVKRLQEVAFQLRLERGRSSPHPAFNASQDLGTSDDSSLSDSVVQDEEVISQLSQLSCTGEAEASSQSFTNGSYISPSVTPQPLPLTPRRSPNPSINSMMSLTSSPADDLPPIQHSPWTESSLDQPYKKSKKSRSSSKTSSPTKQELLPPLEDCLAQAGVPVQLSHLRLSRSQSNSTPSTPEMRVHRQLSLRLSSPDSPFERDRGRTRSSRRRMTDYKINLPETSPLSNYGNHAGSEDSNSEHSYTSYNSSPCPELPYQSAFPHSSPVGCYGPPAFPRNGFYHNSRYQSSPNFHRGYHNEDMVYPPHLDLARSYYAQQVPCPQNRYEYSAVPNHRGPRPLPPNPRLSPSPANYDSPHYRPSSISPQVVNEQLKSWHRRSQLKPPRSRSLDRQGAIRLKNAPGQEATHYQSQKYNEQVIQRRAPPAAADETPGHWLVDDSHFASQV, from the exons ATGGAGGGCAACGGAGAGATCAGTGATACCGACAGCGGAATCATCCTGAATTCAG GCTCCGACAGCCCCACGACAGTGACAAAGGATGTGACCACGCACACGCGAGCCATGAAGCTCAAACACCAGGATCTCAAAGACAAGCTGGAGATCTGCCTACTGGAGCTGAAGAAGCTCTGCATCCGAGAAGCC GAGCTGACTGGCCGACTGTCGGATGATTACCCCCTGCTGCCGGGTGAGAAGCCTCCGCAGATCCGCAGACGTATCGGAGCCGCATTTAAATTAGATGACCAGAGTATTCCTCAAGGAACAAAG GACTCAGAACTGAGCTTGGTGGATGCTGAGTTAGCGCTACAGATGAAGATCTTTGAGGCAGCTCGTAAGCTCTGTGATGAAGAACGCCTCGGCAAGGCTGTGAAGAAGAGTCGGTTGCTGCAGTACAAacgagaggagaaaaaagtcaAACGGCTACAGGAGGTAGCTTTCCAGCTGCGACTGGAGCGTGGCCGATCGTCACCACACCCCGCCTTTAACGCTTCGCAGG ATCTGGGTACATCAGATGACAGCTCTCTGTCAGATTCTGTGGTGCAGGATGAGG AGGTGATAAGTCAGCTGTCACAGCTGTCCTGCACGGGAGAGGCCGAAGCGTCATCACAGTCCTTCACGAACGGCTCCTACATATCCCCATCCGTGACTCCGCAGCCTCTGCCCCTGACCCCGAGAAGGTCTCCTAATCCAAGCATCAACTCTATGATGAGCTTGACCTCCAGTCCTGCAGATGACCTTCCTCCCATCCAGCACTCACCCTGGACAGAGTCCAGTCTGGACCAGCCCTACAAAAAAAGCAAGAAGTCCAGATCCTCCAGCAAGACGAG CAGTCCGACTAAGCAAGAATTATTGCCACCGTTGGAAGATTGCTTAGCCCAGGCTGGTGTGCCCGTACAACTTTCACATCTGAGACTGAGCCGCAGCCAATCAAACAGCACGCCGTCCACACCAGAGATGCGTGTGCACAGGCAGCTTTCTCTCAG GTTATCCAGCCCTGACTCTCCTTTTGAAAGGGATCGCGGCCGCACCAGAAGTTCAAGAAGGCGAATGACAGATTATAAAATCAATTTACCAGAGACTTCTCCTCTTTCAAACTATGGAAACCACGCTGGATCTGAGGACAGCAACTCTGAACACTCGTATACATCTTACAACAGCTCACCGTGTCCGGAGTTGCCCTACCAGTCTGCATTCCCACACTCCAGCCCTGTTGGCTGCTATGGACCTCCAGCCTTCCCGCGTAATGGCTTTTACCATAATTCCCGCTACCAGTCCAGCCCCAATTTCCATAGAGGCTATCACAATGAAGACATGGTCTATCCCCCACATCTGGACCTGGCACGGAGTTATTATGCCCAGCAAGTTCCGTGTCCTCAGAATAGATATGAGTATTCTGCTGTGCCCAATCACAGAGGACCGAGACCTTTACCTCCAAATCCCAGGCTGTCCCCCTCCCCAGCCAATTATGACTCTCCACACTATCGGCCCAGCAGTATCTCGCCGCAAGTTGTGAATGAACAGCTCAAGTCGTGGCATCGGCGCAGTCAGCTCAAACCTCCCAGGTCCCGTTCTCTTGACAGACAGGGAGCCATCCGACTTAAAAACGCACCAGGCCAGGAGGCCACCCACTATCAGAGTCAGAAGTACAATGAACAG GTTATCCAAAGaagagctcctccagcagctgcagatgagaCTCCAGGACACTGGCTCGTTGATGACTCCCATTTTGCAAGTCAAGTGTAA